The Setaria italica strain Yugu1 chromosome IX, Setaria_italica_v2.0, whole genome shotgun sequence genome has a window encoding:
- the LOC101762696 gene encoding probable inactive poly [ADP-ribose] polymerase SRO1 isoform X2, giving the protein MAAVNEKALGKCGRNPNSLKRKRDSPVAYDADACRTSGLRQRPANDSAVRFHVDQDRKAKIVCHFNKQVLQSYKNFMTSAPPKRILLRQGADWKVFPEKIVKLAQADFRAKKTITETGYQNQLFLLDFVHMTFIDSKTGLQRPIAWIDENGKGYFPETFLQDEKLFMKKDFGNGNHEYISVDPNGTQEMNGQLGASESSAESSNFDSSTEDISSLKRARAEKSSIGKKYGDMREAIGENEPCTLLPTACNLLPHQTNLGEVSRAQQTVEAVEKLLLQGMGSVIGSKDIIGIYRTPLLDDCAQVRYHFHQKQVQVTECHRGNANVRYAWLACSKSTVHEMMLNGVLQVHKPIKCPAYGEGTILAPANRSDTCVKYSDVDENGIVHMMLCRVIMGNVEIVHPGSKQHRPSSDYFDSGVDDLKNPQHYIVWDMNLNRHIYSEFVVTIKLPSKTKDSLVTQQDCQNSSDVSLVLNSSSPDCMSEEMNLEAPPALGGGCAAPMLGDSMEKAPSSPWMPFSMLFAAISTKVSPENMDMVIGCYEEFKSKRISRAELVKKLRHVVGDRVLISTIMRLQDKLPPVGRHEANTSVAKMVAKP; this is encoded by the exons ATGGCTGCGGTGAACGAAAAGGCATTGGGTAAATGCGGAAGGAACCCAAATAGTCTCAAGAGAAAGCGGGACAGCCCCGTCGCATATGATGCTGATGCCTGCCGCACCTCTGGATTGCGTCAGCGTCCTGCCAATGATTCTGCTGTTAGGtttcatgttgatcaagaccgCAAGGCAAAGATCGTATGCCACTTCAACAAGCAGGTTTTGCAGAGCTATAAGAACTTCATGACTAGCGCACCACCTAAGCGTATTCTACTTCGCCAAGGAGCTGACTGGAAAGTCTTTCCAGAAAAGATTGTCAAGTTGGCCCAAGCTGACTTCAGGGCAAAAAAGACAATCACAGAAACAGGATATCAGAACCAGCTGTTTTTGCTGGATTTTGTGCATATGACATTCATAGACTCGAAGACAGGTCTTCAGAGGCCGATAGCTTGGATCGATGAAAATGGAAAGGGCTACTTCCCAGAAACTTTTCTGCAAGATGAGAAATTATTCATGAAGAAAGATTTTGGCAACGGAAATCATGAGTACATTAGTGTTGACCCAAATGGGACACAAGAAATGAATGGTCAGCTCGGAGCATCAGAAAGTTCTGCAGAAAGCTCAAACTTTGATTCAAGCACTGAAGATATTTCCAGCCTTAAGAGAGCTAGGGCTGAAAAGAGTTCCATAGGAAAAAAATATGGTGATATGAGAGAAGCGATTGGAGAAAATGAGCCATGCACTTTGTTGCCTACAGCCTGTAATCTGCTGCCGCACCAAACTAATCTGGGTGAGGTATCACGTGCTCAGCAAACTGTTGAAGCCGTGGAGAAATTGTTGCTGCAGGGGATGGGTTCTGTTATTGGATCCAAGGACATCATTGGAATCTACAGAACTCCATTATTGGATGATTGCGCACAAGTCCGTTACCATTTTCACCAAAAGCAAGTACAGGTTACCGAGTGTCATCGTGGAAATGCAAATGTCCGTTATGCATGGCTTGCTTGCTCCAAAAGCACTGTGCATGAAATGATGCTGAATGGTGTTCTGCAAGTTCATAAGCCCATCAAGTGCCCAGCCTATGGAGAGGGCACCATCCTTGCACCAGCAAATCGTTCTGATACCTG TGTGAAATACTCTGATGTTGATGAAAATGGCATTGTCCATATGATGTTGTGCCGTGTTATAATGGGGAACGTAGAAATAGTTCACCCTGGATCTAAGCAGCATCGACCTAGTAGTGACTATTTTGATAGTGGAGTAGATGACCTTAAAAACCCACAACATTACATTGTGTGGGATATGAATCTGAATAGGCACATCTATTCTGAGTTTGTAGTCACCATCAAATTGCCTTCTAAAACCAAAG ATTCCCTTGTCACACAACAAGATTGTCAGAATTCATCGGATGTGTCACTGGTCTTAAATTCTAGTTCACCCGACTGTATGTCAGAG GAGATGAACCTTGAGGCACCTCCAGCATTGGGAGGTGGATGCGCAGCCCCCATGCTAGGAGATTCGATGGAGAAGGCTCCAAGCTCACCTTGGATGCCCTTCTCCATGTTGTTTGCAGCAATTTCTACCAAAGTGTCTCCTGAGAATATGGACATGGTTATTGGTTGTTATGAAGAATTCAAG AGCAAGAGAATAAGCCGAGCTGAACTAGTAAAGAAGCTGAGGCATGTTGTTGGTGATAGAGTGCTAATATCGACAATAATGCGGCTCCAAGATAAG TTACCACCAGTGGGGAGGCACGAGGCCAACACATCGGTGGCCAAGATGGTGGCGAAACCGTG
- the LOC101762696 gene encoding inactive poly [ADP-ribose] polymerase RCD1 isoform X3: MAAVNEKALGKCGRNPNSLKRKRDSPVAYDADACRTSGLRQRPANDSAVRFHVDQDRKAKIVCHFNKQVLQSYKNFMTSAPPKRILLRQGADWKVFPEKIVKLAQADFRAKKTITETGYQNQLFLLDFVHMTFIDSKTGLQRPIAWIDENGKGYFPETFLQDEKLFMKKDFGNGNHEYISVDPNGTQEMNGQLGASESSAESSNFDSSTEDISSLKRARAEKSSIGKKYGDMREAIGENEPCTLLPTACNLLPHQTNLGEVSRAQQTVEAVEKLLLQGMGSVIGSKDIIGIYRTPLLDDCAQVRYHFHQKQVQVTECHRGNANVRYAWLACSKSTVHEMMLNGVLQVHKPIKCPAYGEGTILAPANRSDTCVKYSDVDENGIVHMMLCRVIMGNVEIVHPGSKQHRPSSDYFDSGVDDLKNPQHYIVWDMNLNRHIYSEFVVTIKLPSKTKDSLVTQQDCQNSSDVSLVLNSSSPDCMSEEMNLEAPPALGGGCAAPMLGDSMEKAPSSPWMPFSMLFAAISTKVSPENMDMVIGCYEEFKSKRISRAELVKKLRHVVGDRVLISTIMRLQDKP, translated from the exons ATGGCTGCGGTGAACGAAAAGGCATTGGGTAAATGCGGAAGGAACCCAAATAGTCTCAAGAGAAAGCGGGACAGCCCCGTCGCATATGATGCTGATGCCTGCCGCACCTCTGGATTGCGTCAGCGTCCTGCCAATGATTCTGCTGTTAGGtttcatgttgatcaagaccgCAAGGCAAAGATCGTATGCCACTTCAACAAGCAGGTTTTGCAGAGCTATAAGAACTTCATGACTAGCGCACCACCTAAGCGTATTCTACTTCGCCAAGGAGCTGACTGGAAAGTCTTTCCAGAAAAGATTGTCAAGTTGGCCCAAGCTGACTTCAGGGCAAAAAAGACAATCACAGAAACAGGATATCAGAACCAGCTGTTTTTGCTGGATTTTGTGCATATGACATTCATAGACTCGAAGACAGGTCTTCAGAGGCCGATAGCTTGGATCGATGAAAATGGAAAGGGCTACTTCCCAGAAACTTTTCTGCAAGATGAGAAATTATTCATGAAGAAAGATTTTGGCAACGGAAATCATGAGTACATTAGTGTTGACCCAAATGGGACACAAGAAATGAATGGTCAGCTCGGAGCATCAGAAAGTTCTGCAGAAAGCTCAAACTTTGATTCAAGCACTGAAGATATTTCCAGCCTTAAGAGAGCTAGGGCTGAAAAGAGTTCCATAGGAAAAAAATATGGTGATATGAGAGAAGCGATTGGAGAAAATGAGCCATGCACTTTGTTGCCTACAGCCTGTAATCTGCTGCCGCACCAAACTAATCTGGGTGAGGTATCACGTGCTCAGCAAACTGTTGAAGCCGTGGAGAAATTGTTGCTGCAGGGGATGGGTTCTGTTATTGGATCCAAGGACATCATTGGAATCTACAGAACTCCATTATTGGATGATTGCGCACAAGTCCGTTACCATTTTCACCAAAAGCAAGTACAGGTTACCGAGTGTCATCGTGGAAATGCAAATGTCCGTTATGCATGGCTTGCTTGCTCCAAAAGCACTGTGCATGAAATGATGCTGAATGGTGTTCTGCAAGTTCATAAGCCCATCAAGTGCCCAGCCTATGGAGAGGGCACCATCCTTGCACCAGCAAATCGTTCTGATACCTG TGTGAAATACTCTGATGTTGATGAAAATGGCATTGTCCATATGATGTTGTGCCGTGTTATAATGGGGAACGTAGAAATAGTTCACCCTGGATCTAAGCAGCATCGACCTAGTAGTGACTATTTTGATAGTGGAGTAGATGACCTTAAAAACCCACAACATTACATTGTGTGGGATATGAATCTGAATAGGCACATCTATTCTGAGTTTGTAGTCACCATCAAATTGCCTTCTAAAACCAAAG ATTCCCTTGTCACACAACAAGATTGTCAGAATTCATCGGATGTGTCACTGGTCTTAAATTCTAGTTCACCCGACTGTATGTCAGAG GAGATGAACCTTGAGGCACCTCCAGCATTGGGAGGTGGATGCGCAGCCCCCATGCTAGGAGATTCGATGGAGAAGGCTCCAAGCTCACCTTGGATGCCCTTCTCCATGTTGTTTGCAGCAATTTCTACCAAAGTGTCTCCTGAGAATATGGACATGGTTATTGGTTGTTATGAAGAATTCAAG AGCAAGAGAATAAGCCGAGCTGAACTAGTAAAGAAGCTGAGGCATGTTGTTGGTGATAGAGTGCTAATATCGACAATAATGCGGCTCCAAGATAAG CCGTAA
- the LOC101762696 gene encoding probable inactive poly [ADP-ribose] polymerase SRO1 isoform X1, whose amino-acid sequence MAAVNEKALGKCGRNPNSLKRKRDSPVAYDADACRTSGLRQRPANDSAVRFHVDQDRKAKIVCHFNKQVLQSYKNFMTSAPPKRILLRQGADWKVFPEKIVKLAQADFRAKKTITETGYQNQLFLLDFVHMTFIDSKTGLQRPIAWIDENGKGYFPETFLQDEKLFMKKDFGNGNHEYISVDPNGTQEMNGQLGASESSAESSNFDSSTEDISSLKRARAEKSSIGKKYGDMREAIGENEPCTLLPTACNLLPHQTNLGEVSRAQQTVEAVEKLLLQGMGSVIGSKDIIGIYRTPLLDDCAQVRYHFHQKQVQVTECHRGNANVRYAWLACSKSTVHEMMLNGVLQVHKPIKCPAYGEGTILAPANRSDTCVKYSDVDENGIVHMMLCRVIMGNVEIVHPGSKQHRPSSDYFDSGVDDLKNPQHYIVWDMNLNRHIYSEFVVTIKLPSKTKDSLVTQQDCQNSSDVSLVLNSSSPDCMSEEMNLEAPPALGGGCAAPMLGDSMEKAPSSPWMPFSMLFAAISTKVSPENMDMVIGCYEEFKSKRISRAELVKKLRHVVGDRVLISTIMRLQDKQLPPVGRHEANTSVAKMVAKP is encoded by the exons ATGGCTGCGGTGAACGAAAAGGCATTGGGTAAATGCGGAAGGAACCCAAATAGTCTCAAGAGAAAGCGGGACAGCCCCGTCGCATATGATGCTGATGCCTGCCGCACCTCTGGATTGCGTCAGCGTCCTGCCAATGATTCTGCTGTTAGGtttcatgttgatcaagaccgCAAGGCAAAGATCGTATGCCACTTCAACAAGCAGGTTTTGCAGAGCTATAAGAACTTCATGACTAGCGCACCACCTAAGCGTATTCTACTTCGCCAAGGAGCTGACTGGAAAGTCTTTCCAGAAAAGATTGTCAAGTTGGCCCAAGCTGACTTCAGGGCAAAAAAGACAATCACAGAAACAGGATATCAGAACCAGCTGTTTTTGCTGGATTTTGTGCATATGACATTCATAGACTCGAAGACAGGTCTTCAGAGGCCGATAGCTTGGATCGATGAAAATGGAAAGGGCTACTTCCCAGAAACTTTTCTGCAAGATGAGAAATTATTCATGAAGAAAGATTTTGGCAACGGAAATCATGAGTACATTAGTGTTGACCCAAATGGGACACAAGAAATGAATGGTCAGCTCGGAGCATCAGAAAGTTCTGCAGAAAGCTCAAACTTTGATTCAAGCACTGAAGATATTTCCAGCCTTAAGAGAGCTAGGGCTGAAAAGAGTTCCATAGGAAAAAAATATGGTGATATGAGAGAAGCGATTGGAGAAAATGAGCCATGCACTTTGTTGCCTACAGCCTGTAATCTGCTGCCGCACCAAACTAATCTGGGTGAGGTATCACGTGCTCAGCAAACTGTTGAAGCCGTGGAGAAATTGTTGCTGCAGGGGATGGGTTCTGTTATTGGATCCAAGGACATCATTGGAATCTACAGAACTCCATTATTGGATGATTGCGCACAAGTCCGTTACCATTTTCACCAAAAGCAAGTACAGGTTACCGAGTGTCATCGTGGAAATGCAAATGTCCGTTATGCATGGCTTGCTTGCTCCAAAAGCACTGTGCATGAAATGATGCTGAATGGTGTTCTGCAAGTTCATAAGCCCATCAAGTGCCCAGCCTATGGAGAGGGCACCATCCTTGCACCAGCAAATCGTTCTGATACCTG TGTGAAATACTCTGATGTTGATGAAAATGGCATTGTCCATATGATGTTGTGCCGTGTTATAATGGGGAACGTAGAAATAGTTCACCCTGGATCTAAGCAGCATCGACCTAGTAGTGACTATTTTGATAGTGGAGTAGATGACCTTAAAAACCCACAACATTACATTGTGTGGGATATGAATCTGAATAGGCACATCTATTCTGAGTTTGTAGTCACCATCAAATTGCCTTCTAAAACCAAAG ATTCCCTTGTCACACAACAAGATTGTCAGAATTCATCGGATGTGTCACTGGTCTTAAATTCTAGTTCACCCGACTGTATGTCAGAG GAGATGAACCTTGAGGCACCTCCAGCATTGGGAGGTGGATGCGCAGCCCCCATGCTAGGAGATTCGATGGAGAAGGCTCCAAGCTCACCTTGGATGCCCTTCTCCATGTTGTTTGCAGCAATTTCTACCAAAGTGTCTCCTGAGAATATGGACATGGTTATTGGTTGTTATGAAGAATTCAAG AGCAAGAGAATAAGCCGAGCTGAACTAGTAAAGAAGCTGAGGCATGTTGTTGGTGATAGAGTGCTAATATCGACAATAATGCGGCTCCAAGATAAG CAGTTACCACCAGTGGGGAGGCACGAGGCCAACACATCGGTGGCCAAGATGGTGGCGAAACCGTG